CGGTGTGGGGCGGGTGGGGCTCGAACCCACGACCCAGGGATTATGAGTCCCTTGCTCTAACCAGCTGAGCTACCGCCCCGAGCGCGGTCATCGTACCGGGCGGTCGCGGGATCGATAGGCTCGCCGTAGGAGGTACGTCATGACAGAACCATCCCCGCTCGAGCCCGTACGCGAAGACTGGACGCGTGCGCTCGCGGTAGTCGCTCATCCCGATGACATGGAGTTCGGCGGTGCAGCAGCCGTGGCGCGCTGGACCGCACAGGGCAAGTCGGTCGTCTATTGCATGGTGACGAGCGGTGAGGCCGGGATCGACGGCGTCGCGCCCGATGAGTGCAAGGAGATTCGTACCGCCGAGCAGATCGAGTCCGCACGGATCGTCGGCGTCGACCAGGTCGACTTTCTCGGACTGCCTGACGGCATCCTCGAGTACGGCGTCGCACTGCGGCGAGCGATCGCAGGGGTCGTACGCCTGCACCGCCCGGAGATCGTCATCACCAACAACTTCCGCGACACCTGGGGTGGCGAGTTCCTCAACCAGGCCGACCACATCGCGGTCGGCCGAGCGACACTCGATGCCGTACGCGACGCGGGCAACCGCTGGATCTTCAACGAGCAGCTCAGCGACGGCCTCGAACCATGGAACGGCGTCAAGCAGGTCTGGGCAGCGGGATCGCCCGACTCGACGTACGCCGTCGACATCTCGGACACTTTCGACGCTGGTGTCGAGTCGTTGAAGGCACACAAGGCCTACATCGACGGCCTCGGCTGGGAGAACTTCGATCCTGCGGAGTTCCTCGAAGGCATTTCTCGACAGACGGGAACACGCCTCGGCGTCGCTCACGCAACCGGGTTCGAGGTCTTCTCGATCAGCGGCGGCTGAGCGCCGTCGCACGCACTACTCCGCAACGCTGTTGGCGTCACGTACGCGCACCTGCAGCACGCCGTCGATGCCTTCGATCTCGGCGGCGAGCTCCGCAAGGGCGCCGACTCCGGCAATCTCGAACCGCACATGGCGTACCGACTCGTCCATACGCCATTGGCCCCGAGCCGGTTGCACCGTGACGCGGTCGAGTGCGAACCCGCCCGCGGTGGCGATCTCGAGGGCGCGGCTGAGCACACCGCGCCCGGAAACGTACACGAGGTCGACCGAGCTGAGAGCCGTTCCCGATCGAGGCAGTCGCCGCGAGACCGCCGTCAACCCGTACACCACAAGGCCGTAGCCGATCGTCGCGACCGCCGCGATCACCCACATCCCAGCCCCTGCTGCCATTCCGACCCCGGCCGTGACCCAGATCGACGCCGCCGTGGTCAGTCCGCGGACGGCATCTCGGCGTACGAAGATGATTCCCCCGCCGATGAAGCCGATGCCGGAGACGACCTGCGCCGCAATCCGCGACGCGTCGAGGTTCGTACCCGCATCGCCGACGACATCGGCGAACCCGTACTTCGAGATGACCATGAACAAGGCCGCTCCGATACCGACCAACGCATGCGTACGCAGACCCGCCGCCTTCGCACGAACCTCGCGTTCAAGGCCGATGACTGTCGAAAGCACGAACGCGACCGCCAGGTCGGCGACCTGGATCCATGAACCCGGATCGATTTCCGCGCGCATACTCACCCGTTCGATTCTCGCAGGCGACTTCGACGCACGCAGTTTTCCGCGAGCGGGATCTCACATCCGTTGTGGGCCGCTCGTCTACGTACCGAGCGGGCCGATGGAGCCCGCCCGACTCGATTTGGAGCCTGCACTGTGGATCTCGAACTGCACGATCAAGTCGCCGTCGTCACCGGCGGTAGCGCCGGAATCGGCCTCGCGACGGTACGAACGCTGCTCGACGAAGGCGCGCGTGTCGTCGCGGTATCGCGTACGCCGGGCGCGCTCGTGACGTTGGGGAGGAAGGAGCTGACGCATGTTGCCGCCGATCTCACTGATCCGGCAGCACCTGAGCGCGCGATCACAGTCGCCGCGGACACGTACGGCGGCGTCGACGTACTCGTCAACAATGCCGGCGGACCGCCGCCGGGGGCGACACTCCCCCGCTTCTCGTTCGAGCAGACCTCCGACGACGACTGGCATGCGATGTTCGAGTTCAACCTGCTGTCCGCGGTCCGTTCGACGCGCGCGGCGATCCCGCTGATGCTCGAACGTGGCGGCGGGTCGATCGTGAACATCTCGACTGCCAACACGAGGCGACCCGGCCCGATGAACTTCGACTACGCGGCCGTCAAGGCTGCGTTGCGCAACCTGACGGCATCGCTGTCCGAGACGTACGCGCCGCAAGGAATCCGAGTCAACACCGTCTCGCCCGGCCCCGTACGTACGCCGTGGTGGACCGAGGACGGCGGTGCGGCCGACGTACTCGCAGCGGCCACCGGGTCGAGCCGTGACGAGGTCCTCGATTCTGTTGCGCCGACCATGATGGGCCTGGCAACCGGACGCCTTGTCGAACCACAGGAGGTCGCGGATGCGGTCGCGCTGCTCGCCTCACCGCGATCGGCAAGCACGACCGGCAGCGACTTCGTCGTGGACGGTGGATTCCTGAAGGTCGCCTGACACAGGCGGAGAGCGTGGTGCGGAATACCAGCGCCACGCTCCCCGCTGGTCAAGTTGTGACCGACCACCCGATGCCACGTGCCGACCTGCACGCCCTGCTTCGTACGCGCTTCAGCCCGCTGCGTTTCGACGACCACCACATCCTCGAACCAGACGACATCGAGCTGCTCCTCGAAGCGGCGAGATGGGCACCGTCGGCAGGCAACTCGCAACCCTGGGCGTTCGTCACGGCACTGCGCGGCGATGCCGACCATGCACGTTTCGTACAACACCTGGCGCGGAGCTCACGCCGATGGGCGCCGGCAGCATCGGCCCTGATCGTCAACGTCTCGCATCGGTTCGTCGAAGACAGCCCGATCGAGTACTCCGAGTTCGCCGACTACGACCTCGGCCAGGCCGTCGCGCATCTCACCGTGCAGGCGCAGGCGATGGGACTTTCTTGCCGTCAGTTTCGTGCCTTCGATCTCGATGCGCTGTCCGCGGAACTGGGACTGTCACCCGGCTGGTTCATAGTGTCGATGACGGCGATCGGCGTGGCCGTGGAGACCGCCGACGGCGCCCGCGAGCGCAGGTCGGTACATCGGCTCCGCACCGAGCCTCTGGCGTAGTCGCTCTCCGGGGGATGACCGGGACTACCCAGGTACGCAGATCGCCAGGATGGGTAGTTCTGCCGACGCGCGATCCGCACCGGTCGCGACAACCTGGTCACTCCGAGCCACGGAGGAATCATGGACGCGAACCCGACCGGAATCGACACGAATCCGAGAGTTCGTACGCTTTCGTACCACCACACGCGCGCTGGGTGGTACGAAAGCGTACGAACTCCGCCGGTCCGCAGAGCGATGATGAGCTCCCCCGACTGGACTCGAATCAGTAGCTGCCGCTGCCAATTCGAGTTGTCCGAGCAATGGACGGCCGTTGCCGTCAGTCGCGCTACGTGCCTGTTGTCGCGTCCCACCGGATGCCGGCGAGCGTGCGCTCGACGAGGCAGAACAT
The sequence above is drawn from the Nocardioidaceae bacterium SCSIO 66511 genome and encodes:
- a CDS encoding SDR family oxidoreductase, producing MDLELHDQVAVVTGGSAGIGLATVRTLLDEGARVVAVSRTPGALVTLGRKELTHVAADLTDPAAPERAITVAADTYGGVDVLVNNAGGPPPGATLPRFSFEQTSDDDWHAMFEFNLLSAVRSTRAAIPLMLERGGGSIVNISTANTRRPGPMNFDYAAVKAALRNLTASLSETYAPQGIRVNTVSPGPVRTPWWTEDGGAADVLAAATGSSRDEVLDSVAPTMMGLATGRLVEPQEVADAVALLASPRSASTTGSDFVVDGGFLKVA
- a CDS encoding MgtC/SapB family protein, with protein sequence MRAEIDPGSWIQVADLAVAFVLSTVIGLEREVRAKAAGLRTHALVGIGAALFMVISKYGFADVVGDAGTNLDASRIAAQVVSGIGFIGGGIIFVRRDAVRGLTTAASIWVTAGVGMAAGAGMWVIAAVATIGYGLVVYGLTAVSRRLPRSGTALSSVDLVYVSGRGVLSRALEIATAGGFALDRVTVQPARGQWRMDESVRHVRFEIAGVGALAELAAEIEGIDGVLQVRVRDANSVAE
- a CDS encoding nitroreductase family protein, translating into MRNTSATLPAGQVVTDHPMPRADLHALLRTRFSPLRFDDHHILEPDDIELLLEAARWAPSAGNSQPWAFVTALRGDADHARFVQHLARSSRRWAPAASALIVNVSHRFVEDSPIEYSEFADYDLGQAVAHLTVQAQAMGLSCRQFRAFDLDALSAELGLSPGWFIVSMTAIGVAVETADGARERRSVHRLRTEPLA
- a CDS encoding PIG-L family deacetylase, which codes for MTEPSPLEPVREDWTRALAVVAHPDDMEFGGAAAVARWTAQGKSVVYCMVTSGEAGIDGVAPDECKEIRTAEQIESARIVGVDQVDFLGLPDGILEYGVALRRAIAGVVRLHRPEIVITNNFRDTWGGEFLNQADHIAVGRATLDAVRDAGNRWIFNEQLSDGLEPWNGVKQVWAAGSPDSTYAVDISDTFDAGVESLKAHKAYIDGLGWENFDPAEFLEGISRQTGTRLGVAHATGFEVFSISGG